In one Triplophysa rosa linkage group LG13, Trosa_1v2, whole genome shotgun sequence genomic region, the following are encoded:
- the ccdc69 gene encoding coiled-coil domain-containing protein 69, with translation MGCHNSKVCGQVSRKKKKNKAKEAAKQTKEIINLQDGSALLSSEEQRSDLENQLKAYEWQLKILHAVLTASGDQERDQLLIDHPGDICTLVYSITEKVKTEITADLHDLHEKQTRSTTEQHQRETEELQQLHDGEKNVLNESHAAALNALKDQIESLTSELQLFNELKRRAEESMLRRDLQRNIETHGSPGAFWEQEQESLLFVIEMKRERLQDQGNKLLQMEALVEKNLALEDQLLHALQQNEDFRVRIDNYQSLIQQLSKEQNDLQEALEKQSLQSQKLSLEKEELLFKLIHRRDSCSSFHLPSVIATEMSPS, from the exons ATGGGTTGTCACAACAGTAAAGTTTGTGGCCAGGTCTCCCGGAAAAAG AAGAAAAATAAAGCGAAAGAAGCCGCGAAGCAAACAAAGGAGATCATCAACCTTCAAGATGGGAGTG CTTTACTCTCATCTGAGGAGCAGCGTTCTGACTTGGAGAATCAATTGAAGGCGTACGAGTGGCAGCTAAAGATACTTCATGCAGTTTTGACGGCTTCAGGAGACCAGGAGAGAGATCAGCTCCTCATAGATCATCCTGGAGATATTTGCACTTTGGTCTACAGCATTACAGAGAAG GTGAAGACTGAGATAACCGCTGATCTGCATGATCTTCATGAGAAACAGACGAGAAGCACCACGGAGCAGCATCAGAGAGAAACAGAAG AGTTACAGCAATTACATGACGGGGAGaagaatgttttaaatgaatcgCATGCAGCAGCTCTGAATGCTTTGAAG GACCAGATTGAAAGCCTGACGTCAGAGCTGCAGCTTTTCAATGAGTTGAAGCGTAGAGCCGAGGAGTCCATGCTCCGAAGAGACCTTCAGAGAAATATTGAG ACCCATGGCAGTCCTGGTGCATTCTGGGAGCAGGAGCAGGAGAGCCTGTTGTTTGTCATTGAAATGAAGCGTGAGCGTTTACAGGACCAGGGAAACAAGCTGCTGCAGATGGAAGCGCTG GTTGAGAAGAATCTTGCTTTGGAGGACCAACTTCTGCATGCTTTACAACAGAATGAGGACTTCAGAGTCCGGATAGACAACTATCAAAGcctcataca GCAGCTGTCGAAGGAGCAGAATGACCTGCAGGAGGCGCTGGAGAAACAATCTTTGCAGAGCCAGAAGCTCAGCCTGGAGAAAGAAGAGTTACTTTTTAAACTTATACACCGTAGAGACTCATGTTCCTCATTCCACCTTCCATCTGTCATCGCCACAGAGATGTCTCCCAGCTGA